A stretch of DNA from Oreochromis aureus strain Israel breed Guangdong linkage group 23, ZZ_aureus, whole genome shotgun sequence:
TATGGTCAATGTCTAGTTGTGTTACCTCATGTAGCCTCCTTAACCCCACCCAACTGGGCTGTCCACTACATTATTTATAAATGCACCCCTCGAGGAAGACTCGGCCCCCTTAAACCTACATTTTTGTATAATTTTCTCCATccactttttattattgttgttctGATTTATCATCCAGACACATTATTGTTCTTATTGTCACTGTTAAtctaataattattattattgttgttgatgttgttgttattattgttattgaatTTTTGTTTGATGTACAGTACTGTTGTATGAAAATTCTACCTAATACAGAGTCTTCTACTGTAATGTGTCTCTTTTCAATAAAGACAAGAATAATGCTTCTTATTATAacctgaagtgtgtgtgtgcgtggtcAGTGTTTTTGAAGTGGATGTCTTCGATATTTAGGCatgtatttcatattctgttttcatttcctgGTCACACCTGTGGGAATTTTACTTTGGTTGATGttagttttctctctttgtggtGTAGGAAGTGGAGAACGAGCATTACCACAATGTAAAAGTATACATAAAACCACATAAACCACTCTGATGTGGTACTTTACAAAGTTCATTAGTTCTGGTTAGCTCACAAATCATTAAAATGATgaaacaagtcaaagtttaaGAATTTTtcttggtctgagtatttcataaACTGCTAATCTAAAGAGATTTTGCCCCACAACCATCTCTGAGGTTTGCAGAGAATGGgccaaaagagagaaaatgtctAGTGAGCGGTGGTTCTTTGGGAGAAAATATCTTTTCCCAGgttagaggagaatggccagacttcTTTGAAGGCAACAGCAACTAAAATAACCACTCATTGCAACCACAGTATGTAGAAGACATCACTGACCACACAACATGtagaagcagcagaagaccacagcgGCTCACAGTTCCAACTTGACAATAGAAGATAACAATAAATGTTACCTGGTCTGATGAGCCtcagtttctgctgtgacatttagATGGAAGGGTCAGAATGCAGTGTTAGATTTACACCAAAATGAGGCTTTACTTCTCACCACTAAGGCAGAAATTTTTCAGTTGTTGGATATGTACCTAATAGACTTTTTAGCAACTTTCGTCCATTGTTACAGGATCTTCATCAGCAGGTGACACTCAAGCAAAgtctctttttgtttatttttactcaAAAGTCAAGCATTGTTGAAACacgaaatttatttattattctacAAAAACCTGACAATTTTTGAATGATTCAAATTTAAAATTAGTGATTTTTTTAACTGGAGTTTGTAAAGAGAGACTCAATcatgttaaaagttttaacTTCGAAAAGCTAAAGTAAACATTTTCCAGAGTGTTAAAGATTTAGAAATCtatatatttgttgttttgtcaTTATTAGAAACTCACTTATTTGTTTTCGGTTATTGTGGGATGGAAATCTAACATGAGAGAAGGAatggggttgtttttttaagtcctaaaaagagtttttattgaaaaagaaaatctaaaattGGGGATTTTTTCAGTGGGAGTTTTTAATGAGAGAATCTGTCAGCTTTTCCAAGGGCTTCTGGGAATCGTTTAATTTTATTGTCGTGGCTGTGGACAACAGAGAGGTGACAGGAGGCTCAGGGATCTCCCTGTGGTGACcatcacagaagaagaagaaggagaagatgcGTTTTGGCCTCTTTGACGTCAGGATTAATCAGCAGGAGCTGAGCTGCAGCCGGGCGAGTTGGTGTTAATTCAGGGAGGCGGGGGTAGCTGGGCTGAGGCCGATCCCCCCGGGTCTCATTTATCAGTCGCCTGCGACGGCTCGAGTTGATTACaatttgcaaaaaagaaaaaaagtcattaGAGTCGCAGGCAGCGCTGACTGTTCACACTGTGCAGGGTCCAGTCCGGATTTAGGTTTCTGTCGCGTTACTCTGAGCTCACATCTGGTTTTTATTGACACTTAGAGTCACATTAAATCAGAATTCCTCATCCACAGCTCTGACGTCACGACAATCTACACAATTCAGCAACGAGTGAAGACAGAGCCTTTACCTCCTCGCTTATAACCAGGGTCCATGTAGAAACTGTAGAATTTAAGCGGAAAGCTAACGTTAGAGCAGAAAGAAACTAGATTTAAAGATGCAGTCATTCATTTAGattttgctaaattgctaattgTGGGTGAGATGATGGATTTGATTTAGGCTGCTGCACATGAGAACATTTTTTCTGGTAAAGAGTGTGACGGTGCCAGTATTTTGAGGAGTAAAAGTGTCGTAAATGCCCCTTGAAATTTCCCGCATTTCTGTATAAAAACAGACTAAGTAAACGTTAAATTACTGTAATTTCACAAGTGAAAACAACCCGAAGAACACTTGTTATTTTCTTCATTAAGAGTCTGAAATGTGCAATAAATTTTCATTTTATCAATAAAATATAACTGAAAAGGCTTCAACATCAAAAAACATCACGGACATCTGTATCCACATGTTTCCTCTTCTTCAAGCCACCCTTAAAATATTCCCCTTCTCAGATCATGTTTATAGATATggagattatttttttaatgtgataaTAGGCCTAAACAGCGCATGCGTCAGTGCGCACAGGTGCATCTACATCCAAACTGACTCCTGAGTTTCACTCTGAggatttaattttgtttaaggTAAACTTCACAGCCAGTCAGGACGCAGTTTCTGAGACCAGGCGAGGACGTGAGGCCTCATGCCGACCCCCACCCCAGCCACCATCGCCGCCACGCAGGCACGTGCTGCTGGTGGGATGACGTCACGTTCAGGTGaatttctcctctttttttttgtttagccGCTGATGTTTTAGGATAACAAAAATTTGTTTCCCGGAATAAAATGAACATGATGGAAACCCACGTGACCACCTGTGCTCTCGGTGGAGACGCCATGGCGCGCTCCCGTTTGCCTGAAACTTTGTTAATCAGCTATGAGAACGCGCAATTCAGTCCGCGCAACAGgctgaaaacataaacacacaagttTAACGACATTGTaatactgttttcattttttaacaattaaaatttaaagtgcACTCAAACTGCAGTTTAAAgctaattataaataaataaatctttatcCTAGTTTTTCTGACTCATTTCAGCTTTGTTGCGTTTCCTTCATGTCTGAAATCAGTTTTAAGGCCTtcagaataaataataataataatccagacatttattttgtaaaaaataCAAACTTCCGGCCTTGCTGTCATTGATGatgttggtaaaaaaaaaatgtccgtgttatttatttatttagtttaactAAAGTGGCAGGAAGATGAAGATGATTCCCGGGCATGAATGGAGACACTGCAGCTGTTCAACATCTGGTCATCTTTTAATTCACACTttaattcatctttttttttttgtttctcgtCACAAGTTTTGTGTAAATAAATTAGCAGCTTCATTCAgtccaaacaaacagaaacacacgaCTCATCTGCTTGGTCCCGGAAGTATGTACATGTGTGGGTAGGAGGGGAGGGGGTGTGGGTTGATCAACATGTTGCCGAAACAACCCGTCAGTCTgagtcttcctcctcctgccgcaattttctctctgtctcttcttttgtttttcaggtgtgcttttgtttatttatttttaacttccTGCAGAGAAGAAGAAGTCCGGAGTCAGCCTCTGCAGTCAGTCGGGTTCCTACTTTGTGGAGATGTCCTCAGTGTTTTATGATCAAACCAACTCCGTTCAGAAAAAGCGGAATTTTCTTGAATCGGTGCCgcagtttgaaaaaaaagaagaaaaaaaaatatcgcACCTCTTTAAACAGTGatgaataataattattttcagatttaactttttatttttcctgatTTCTCACTTCAATgatgtaaaattattttataaaaatcaaatgaaatgtaataaaaaagatAATTATTATCGCAAAGATATCCCAAAGGTAAAAGCGCTGCAGTGAGAAGATTTTTACAGATTTTACTTCATGAAAAATATTCACGTGATTATTTTGAATTATCCTCCTTTATGTTTGaatttgtcacattttcagaTCAGTTTTATTCActtcatttgatattttttcttttctctaagCTTCGATGAAAGAAATCTGTTAAAATAGaaactataaaaataataaacccaTCACATTAAACTCATTCacgtttctttcttttctttttttcctttttttaatgagtTCTGCGATTTTTGAAAATCTTGAATCCGgtattttcacaataaaacaacacCTCCCCCCTTAAACGCGGCTCGCGGCCTCTCAGTTCGGCCTCGGTCCTCCCGCTTCTTCTTCTACGGTCTGGCCTGCTCCATCTGCTGGTGCTGACTCCTTATTGCGAAGCGGCTCACGTGCACGGGGATGGGCACCACTATTTTGGGGTTCCGGGACGGCTCCCCGGACTTGTTGTTCACGTTTCCAGCCTTCACGCGTTTCCACTTCGCGCGCCGGTTCTGAAACCAGATCTTCACCTGCACTTCGCTCAGTTTGAGCGCATGCGCGATCTGGGAGCGCTCGGTGAGGGACAGGTACTTCTTGCAGTGGAACTCCTTCTCCAGCTCCAGCAGCTGCTCGCTGGTGAACGCCGTCCTCCTCCGCCGGTTCTTCCCGCCGCCTCCGCCCCCCGCACCTCCTCCTCCCGTCCCGGAGCCGCCGGGGGGCCCGTGCAGGTGCGGACCTTCATCCAGACCTCCCCCTCCTCCGTCTCCGTCCTCTTTGTGGCACATGGAGGTGAGGTTGTCGTCCGAGCTATAGTCCAGGTCGCTGTCCATGGAGAAGCTCTCGTCCTTCCGGCCGCACTCCTCCTCCTTGGAGTCTTCTTTGCTGTGTGCTCTgactgtgaggaagaggagggacaCACAGCATCACCAGTGAGACCAGGACAAAACCAACGAACTTTATTAGTTTAAGGCAGAAACAAAAGTGACAAAAAGtcaccaaaaatatttaaacgTGCTTCTTCCGTTTTCCCCTctaatttcacatttttttcctttaaaaaaaatttcagatTATTTTATTCTGTATAATGAATTAAGCGACccaataaaataattttctctCACAATCTGCACTTCTTATTCATCGCAAAGTTTAATTTACAGCTATTAAATGTAAGAAATGAGCAAAAATGCGCATTTAAGATTTCTTTAAATGCTCCGCGTGTTTGGAGGGAAATCGATTAACATGCAAAAGCCaaaaacttttatatttttctaaatATGTTAAGAAGAAAAGTTCTGTGAGAGATATGTTAGGAGGAGGTGCTTTTAGAATAATTAAATATGAGGttagatttacatttttaaggCGAAACTGTGACGTGTGGGAGCTGAAGGGGTGAGGAGGGCGGTGGCTGGATGGGGGTGGAGGTATGTGCGTGGTGGGGTTAGGGGTGCAGTTGTCGTGTCTCGTGTCAGTATCCATCATGAGGTGAGTGCGGCTCCAACGAACGCGCTCTGCggggatttttttattttcacgcGTAATTACGCACGGAGCGTCTCCGCGCGGCCTTTCCCCCTGCGCCTCCCTCTCAGCGTGACACTCTAAGGTGTCAGAGAACATCACAAATAAGGGACCCGAGAGGGaacaaatgtgtttgttttatatgaGGAAGCAATAAAAGCGGTGGCGCaggatttttttcctcccctgtcAGTAAACATTCAAATCAGGATGATTTATCGGCGAAGACAGAAATCAATCAGAATAATTTCAATAATTATTCAAGATTACCCACATGGATCCTACTTTTATAAGAattgtgaagttttttttttaattaattaattattgttgttattattattatcattacttttaaggctttaaaatgttgatttgcagaaattaaaaatgtgcgCTGGGCCTGCGAATAATTCCCgaataatttattttgaaaacgcAAATAAAAACGTTTAAAATCACTGAAGAAAATCAGATTTAAATCTCCCAGTTTCTTTTTGAAAATCCTcgttaagaagcagaaaaatatatatatattttttttagttaatttcttgctacaataatacagatcAAACCTGGACGGTTTTTGTTTAAACACGTGAAACTCTGTAAACAATGAGGAAATATTCTTGCGTTTCAGCTTCATTTATTTCTCATCATAGCATCTCATCAAACGAACTAAAGTCTTTAAAATTAGGATTGTTTTCCTTCACTGAAATCAGATAAAATGATGAATTCTTCAGCGGGAAACGGGATGAGAAACCCGCCTACCTGTGGATGCCTGTACCGGCGTGTCCGTGTCGTGGAAAGCCGGCAGCGCCGCAGACTCCTTCCCCTGCAGGAAGCTCTTTCCGTCCTCCGCGTCCAGCCGCAGCTCCTGAGCTTTGTCGAAGACCGCATGCAGTGCCTGAGATCCGAACTTCCTGGCTGCCTCCTGGTGCTGCTGGGATGGGGAGAAGCCGCCGGGGAGCGAGGCCATGAGGGTGGAGGTGAGCGCCATGCCCTGCGTCAGGCCCTGCGTCAGGCTGGAACAGAAGCCGCTCTGCAGGCTCGGGATCTGGGGGTGCGGGTGATGTCCGGTGGGGAGCGCCTGTTGGAGGCCCGGGGGTGGCGGTGGGGGCGGCTGGAGCACCACCGACCGGTATGGCATGAACATCGGGTACCCGGTGTAGACGAAGTGTCCCGGGCTGGGCTGAGGAGGCCCCCCGATCAGAGAGTCGATGCTGAAGGCGGTGGTGCTTCCGAGTGGCCGCTGCATCACCATGAAGGACGGACTGAACGCTGCGCTCATATGAACGACCGCTGGAGCTCGGAGGAGACCGGAGAGGAGTCGCTGCGGGCGGAGGAGCCGCGGGGGTCACCGCCGTTGTGAGGAAAGCCCACAGAGGCTCAGAGGAGCGATAATCCCAGCAGAGAAGAGCATCCCATCAGTGCGGCggaggagagagagtccctAAGAGGAGCCGAGGGGAGAGAGAAACACTTCTTCCTCCTGATTTTAGTTTccacacaaaaatcaaaaaagaaaacgaGAGAATCCACTGTGCGTGTTTCCGCTCCTCGCACTGACTCACAGTGCGCACCTCAGGGTCCCGCGCCACTCCACTTCAACTTGACCGGACCCGGTGTCACAGCAGCGGGCTCTTCTCCCTCACTCATCCGCTGACAcggtgtgggtttgtgtgtgtcctCGATGTAtgtgtctgtaagcgtgtgtgttttttcacCCACTCGGCGCGCGTCCAgcagtgttttggatttaaaTTGCGCTCCCCTCCGTTTAATTGCGCTGCCTTCTCCGAGAGGGCTCCGCCCCACTCCCCGCGCTCTACGCgctgattggctggctgagatgACGTGACAGGGCGGCTTTGGTATTCTGGATGAATGGCAATTACACAGAGTGGAACCTCGGGCCATTTAGGCCCGAGAAAACACATCATTGTAAATAATAAGCTACAGATACAGATCATTTAAAAATCCGCATAAATCACCAGATAATAGTGATCCGGCCAATAATCGGAGCTCCTGAGCTGCAGGATTTATGTGCACAGTGATGTTTAGAGCCTTTTTGTAGACACAGAGGAAAGATGCTTTagttcaattcattttttttcttggacaTTCATCAGAGTGTTGTAGCTGCTTCATGTTCCTCCTTGAAGGCTGGACAGCAGGCTTCTCTGGCTGAGAGTTCAAAGCCTCTTTGATGGCTGACATTCACCTACATCTGTGATGACATCCATCCTTTCATAACCAAATCATATATGTTCGTTTTTAAACATTAGATGGCGgaaaatttcctttttttctgtggaGGGTCAGATCAGACTGCTGGCATAAAGAAAGGTTTTCTGTAAAGTGTGCTAAGAATTCATTTTGTAATTTGTAGTTTCACCCGATGGCGGCAGTCTTGTCTTGCTGTTTCAGCACCTAAATCCAGACACTATGATACAGaggtttgtctgtttgtcttgTTGTCATATCACACTGTAATGCTCCAGCACCTTATCACCAGGTTTAATGCAGAACAGCACACTGAAAGAATATTTAggactaaaatattttttattatatcttTTAAGAGGTCATAAACTTTCATCATTTGCAGTACATATATTCAAGACTAAATAAGCTTAACGTGATGCATTGTATTCATAAAATGGATCATACAGTGTAGTGCTAATAATCCCAAAGAGTTTCGGATGCATTCAAAATTGAGGAAAACTGAATAACTATTAGGTCCAcatctttttaattaaattatcagTTCTGCAAATAAAGATATACATAAGCCCCCTGATAAGGATGAACCATTTTTTAAACACCAGCTCATTTAAAAGTTAAACCATAGAATAcaaattgtttttaattgtgCATGTTCCCACTTGGTGATTAGGTGAATATCAAGTTATAtgcagatgatgatgatttaaatTACAATCCTGCATGTTTGCACACGTTTCAATAAATCAGAGTATCATCTGCATATAAACTGACATTTACCTTAATTCACACAGAAAGCCCCCACATAGAAAGCtgtacaatttaaaaaacaaacaaaaatagagTCGTATATGGAGCTTTGTGGAAGACCACCACTtagtaaagtaaaaaataacagAATATAAATCTTAAATCCAACTAACTGCGATTTTTGATGCTGTGCTCCTTTAAATGAGTGTTGGCAGAAActaattttctttcttctcctctcatcacaaacagcttcttcccctggACCATTCAGACTGTTAACAAACACTATTTCCCCCACACCCCACTACCCGCCCACTCATGTCACCAATCTGAGCCATGGTCTGAGTAACCCTCATCACTCATGTCACTCAcgcactactactactaattttgtttcatttattcaGGCCATAGCTGTGGGAACATGGCTCACGTAGGTGGTGCTGTGAGTGACCCAGTATGAGTTAAGTAGCACTCTCAGCACTCATATGAATAAGACCTGTATAAATGATAACTGCTCTAAGTTGTACATTTGTCCTTATATTATTgtggtctttttaaaaaagattaaataCTTTGTATAAACACAACTCTGAAAAATAACTGACAAAAGCtcaattaaactttatttattaatttttaaaatgagcAGCTTTTCATGATTCACCAGGTGGAAGCACCTCCCACAAACAGGACTTATATTCATACACATTTTCCATCTATTTGTATAGTTTCAGCAAAGTGATAAAAGAAATGCTGTATATACAAGTTTTAAGTGCAAGTACTTAAAATTATAGCTATGATATTATTATATTACATGTGTTGGAAACAAACGTCCATGCAAACAGAGACATTTCTGTATCATTGTTTAAGTGTTTGAACAGCGAGACAGCTCCGCCACCATCTGGTCAGACTGTGAATTATGACACTTCTAGTTATAATTTCTATTGAGCAGTTTATTAAAATTGACACTGTTACACataatttagatatttttttttttaaagcagaacaACATTAAAGACAAAAAGTTTGAAGAATAATTGGATTGATGGGTgaattgttaaaagaaaataaaagagcagtCTCTTTGAAAGGTCCAAATAGCTTCACAGCCCCTTGGCATTGATTTTCCTAGTgatgaatgtgtttttctaaatgtattcccacatttaatgttttgtttgtctcaCACTTTGTTCCAAAATCTCTCATAAGTGTTCATTGTCCTTATTTACTGCACCCtggaaacaattttttttttttttttttttttacacatatttagCATAAAACAACATGAATTAATATCAGAGTGAGAagttttcatttcagtgcatctTTAAACTAAATGAAGACTGACTCAGGTTTGCTCTGCCTCCTGTCTGGCACCTCTGGTTTGAGCAGTCATTAGTTAATAATCAGAAAGGTCAGCTCCTGTTCAGACAACAGAGAGTTTCTTGTCATTTACCTTTATCTGAGAGAATGTATACCTAGTAAATCATCCAAAATGTTAATGATGCAGACACCTAAATAAATGCCATAAACCAGATGTTTCCAAACGTAAGAAAAACATGAATCACCCAAACCATTAGCCATAACttagactgacacacacatttttcCTCCTTTGTGTTTTTGGCTTGTGTTTTATGATCTCTTGGTTTGCCGACTGATTTATAGCTTTGGGTGGGTAATGATGGTTAAGATTAAGCCTTTAGCTACCTCTACCAAGGCCCATTTAAATTCTCCTTAAAATCTTGGTTATAACTGACTAAATTGACATTTCTCTTGTGGCTTATGACTCCACAAGGTGCACAACTCTTCAGGAACCACTGCCTGTGCAAGTCCACTTGATACCTGCTGTTGTCACCTTTGCGAATGGTGGCATGGACCAAAAAATGACCTCACATCCACTGGTTTTGTTTCAGTGGGTCGTGCGTCTCTCAGGCTGAAGACAggagtgtgtgattgtgtggtTTTTAGCACCATTTCAGTGGTACTTCAGATTTATGAGGAGAGAAACGCTTCAACGGCTTGGAAAGATGAGACTTCTGTTTCCTCAGTACCAGCAGTGATGCAAAGATTTTTTCAGCTATCATTCAGAGATGGCGTTCTGGTGTGCCCCCGGTGCTTGCGTAAATGTTGATGTCAGTGTTTGCATATGGCACCATCAGTGGTTGAAACATTAAATATGCCCTTTAAAGATTCCTATCTAATCCCTTATTCACAGGGGTTTGCACTGTATTTTTAATCTGGCAGATTTTTACTCTGGATGCTTTTTCATGATGCAACCCTAAAGGGATTTGCATCTCCTACTGGCCTCAAACCAGGGATCGTTCACGTGTGAGGGAAATGTATGTAAAGCACTACATTATGAAGCCAATATTAATCTGCCCTTTAAAGTTAGTTTGGACCAGCTGAGGGCTTCCTACTGGTTAACACCAGTCTAACCAAACCTACCCAAGGCCCTTGCTGTTTGTTTAGCTGCTCAGTTACGAAAACTGAAGTCTGGTTATACAGACGTTAGTAGCTTATAAACAAATATGTGAAATTAGACGTTGTGTTAATTTAATCGAAGGATCTTCTAAAGCAGGCCTTCATTTAGCGCTTTCACATATCATCCTGAAATCTGGTAGTTTCATCATTCACACTGGTGCAGAGtcagtgtaaaataaataaataaatacaaaatgtataCATTTAATGAGACAAGTTTCTCATTCAGTTTAATCCATTAATGATGCTTCTGTGCTGTCTGCGTGAGAGGCTATTAAgcatttaaatgacagacatgTTAAAGCCTGTAAACACTGTAATACATGCACACTGGAATCCATATTTCTGTGTGTTAATCCTCTGAATCCTGCCATCAGCGCCTCTTCCATCtgctttaagtttgtttttttctgactcGTCCTCTGGCTCGTGTTGTCGTGGCTCCTGATGAGGTCTGAAGTCGTTGGCGGAGCGATTATCCCGCGATCCATCTCCTCCAAAACACAGCTCTAAATCACAATATTTGCTCGTGCGCCGGCATCAAGCTCCCTTCTAATGAATCCTGTAATGGCTTCCTCATCAATTAATACGAAGCTCGTCGATGCCGCCGGCGAACACACGGGCCATCTTATGAATCCCGGTGACCCCTGACCTCCTGCGGATCTCCCAGTGGACCCTCCTCTCTTCTCCTAGGCTGAGTCAAGGgcactccccctcctcctccttcctccttccctccccttcctcctcctcctcctcagggTCACTGGGACACGATCTCATTAAAGGCGGCCTGATCTGCAACTGCAATGCAGACATTAAATAGCAGTATTTTTCAATTAGGGCTGACAAATTCAATCAAAATTCCATAGATTAGGATGAAATGAGGCATGGGTCATTTACAAGGGAATTTAATTGCACGGCCATTAGACAAATAGTACAGCAGTCTCTGTCTCATTATCAATCACACGGGGGCATCAATAGTAAAAGGTTGGAaggcaggaagggaggggggggggccGGGGAGCATAGGTGTAAGTGCCCGTGCACGGGGAGCGTGCACGTTACGGCTCTGCCACCACCGCAGAGCAGCTAATAAATACCCTCTTTTGTACTTATAAATTATCCAGTTTAATTAACAACATGGATTATGATTGGACTATGATTTAATTAAACCTCTCCTGCATGCAAGTCGAGCACCACGACCATCCATTATGGGcctgaggaggaggtggtggtggtggtggagggggtTGAAGGTGGAGGAGGCAGGGGTTTAGGGGGGAATGGGGGCACTGCAGTAAATGAAGCTTCCTCTAATAGGAGCTGCTTACCTGGTTGGATCATCAGTTGCTGCAACAAGCAGCGATAATAGACCTGCGAATGGCCGGCGAGCATTTACCGAGATAAACCAGTTTgatgtagaagaagaagaacagccGACCTCAGCCCCTCCACCCTTTGCACCCAACCATTGCCTCCCCCCAGCATTTAAATAGAAGCTAAATGGCACAATCTGAGAGAGGTTGCTGATATTAGCGCCACATGTTGTAAAGTGGAGGGGATGTGGCGGGAGAAGCAATTACAATGAGGAGCAGAGCAGAGGAGGAAGCAGATGCACAGATGAAGGGTGCAGGGGGACGCCGCCCAAAGCACCGCCCGACACCATTCAGTCAGAGTGGAGCAGTGTGGCCGTATCAACCTTTTTGTCAGA
This window harbors:
- the gbx2 gene encoding homeobox protein GBX-2; protein product: MSAAFSPSFMVMQRPLGSTTAFSIDSLIGGPPQPSPGHFVYTGYPMFMPYRSVVLQPPPPPPPGLQQALPTGHHPHPQIPSLQSGFCSSLTQGLTQGMALTSTLMASLPGGFSPSQQHQEAARKFGSQALHAVFDKAQELRLDAEDGKSFLQGKESAALPAFHDTDTPVQASTVRAHSKEDSKEEECGRKDESFSMDSDLDYSSDDNLTSMCHKEDGDGGGGGLDEGPHLHGPPGGSGTGGGGAGGGGGGKNRRRRTAFTSEQLLELEKEFHCKKYLSLTERSQIAHALKLSEVQVKIWFQNRRAKWKRVKAGNVNNKSGEPSRNPKIVVPIPVHVSRFAIRSQHQQMEQARP